The Cheilinus undulatus linkage group 17, ASM1832078v1, whole genome shotgun sequence genomic sequence agctttagtccataaaggaggaggctggggtggaggaggtgaagcttcagtctgtaaaggaggaggctggggtggaggaggtggagctttagtctataaaggaggaggctggggtggaggaggtggagctttagtctataaaggaggaggctggggtggaggaggtgaacatttagtctataaaggaggaggctggggtggaggaggtgaagcttcagtctataaaggaggaggctggggtggaggaggtcaagctttagtctataaaggaggaggctggggtggaggaggtgaagctttagtctataaaggaggaggctggggtggaggaggtggagctttaccAGCAGTAGCAgtgtgatgcatcagcattaatgaagcagggattagtgagtcATACGTCATGTTTAGATTGACTTCTGTGTTTagggaaagagctgtgattggctgtgggagcttggAGGCactaattaggatcagctgaatgtatgactaccgtgtccttCATAATCTAACGCCAGGCTTCATTTTATGCCCGTGTTTCTAGAGATCCGTCCAGCAGCATAAACAGCCTGTGTTAGACTTAGCCCTTCTGTGTTTGTACTTTGACTTCACATAGTCGATAACCCCGTGATCCACCTGACTCTGCCTCTGACTGGCTTACCTTGATGTTCCTGCCAGACCAGCTTACTGTAAAAGCATAGAGGCAAACCAACAGGAGCTGAGGGATGATGGAGGACTGACACCAAAGAGGAAGTCAGGGAAGAATTCAGGACTCAAACCCTGGATGTTTTTTCAAAAGCTCCTCATGATTTGTGTTGAAAAAGTATGAAAACATTGagattttaaagatgatgttgaCTGTAAAGGATaaagttttgttattttagatGGAGCAGCATCATTTTTGTTCaaatgatgtgttgtttctgaatttcaaatctaaatttaaatttaaaatagcttgAAAAAAGTGCACATTACTGCCTGATGAGCAAATAATGATGTGAAAGCATGCATGTGGGCATAGCTCCAGATATTTAACTCTTCTGGTTCCACCCTGTACATATTTGTAATGAAGCCAAAATTACAAGTCCATGCAGTTTTTAATGTCTGGTGCAAAGAGTGAATAAAGCAGAGAAACTGAAGGCTTCTTGCTTCTCATACATATATTATATTTGTTTGTGGGATTTCGAACATCAGCTGATCACTAAAACATGCCAGCTGTGAGACTCACATGTTAAAGAAATCAAACATGCAGGCATTTTGTCAGTAATTGCAtaagaatgaataaaaatagatattCATGCAGCCCTTTAATTCCGGTATTTATTTCCTGCTGCTGATGTCTTCACTCTCCCTCCTCCAGGCCTCCTGCAGATCTCGCAGAATAAAGTCGGAGTCCTGCTCCTCGCCGGCGGTCAGGGGACTCGTCTGGGAGTTCAGTACCCCAAAGGGATGTACAACGTTGGACTACCGAGCGGGAAGACCCTGTACCAGATCCAAGCAGAGAGGATTCAGAAAATCCAGCAGCTGGCAGAGAAAAAACACGGCTCCAAGTGTACCGTCCCATGGTGAGAGTGTTTAAAGTACTACTGCCGTCATTCCTCAGCTGTTTAGTAGAGTTTCTGCTGTCAAGGATGTTTTTTATGGAGGACCAAACCTGCCAacattaaaatagattaaaaaaataaatgaataaatataaaaatatatatatataaaaggaaataaatgcaaaagtagaaaaatatatgcataaataaataaataaaagtaaagtagaagtagattaataaccaGTTACAGAAGAGAAtcaactgttctaaggctttttattcacaaaacttcagcattaaatTAATTTCTCATCCATCGGGGATAGACCAGGCtcatgtgagccttcaggctctgctttgtgttcttaaaatcaggtccagataaacgtcaggaaacttgatttgtggccaaaTATCCTCACATAGCAGACTCCCGTGAATCATGACAAGTCGATCTTGAAGCTCACATGTCGATCAACCAATAGGCACACAGTTCAACCCAAAACACACTTAGGACCGCCCCctcatttaaataacatttcCTTCTGCATTTCATGCTAACAGTGTCTGCAGCATGAAATAGATAAATGTGAGAGCAGaacaattttatttattgatatttaatttttgagtcttatttttttatttttgtatttatttttacatttatttatttatttatttatttttctatttttgtatttatttccatttatatttgtttttgtatttagtttttgaatttagtttttgaattttttgtttttgtttttatttttacttttatttatttatttatttttaattttggcaggtttggtcctccgtagtttttcacctctttgaGCAGCAGAAAACGTGGTTTTACATTTACAATGAAAGAAGAACAGAAGATTCATCTATCCAGGAGAGGAGCATTCCCTTTATTTCCTGCAGATTTCAAGCccagtatttctttctttctctgtgtgtaAGATTAAATTTGTGCTCTCTTAACTGCTTTGAGCTAAGATGAGAAATAACAAATGCAAAACTTTTGTGTGCACACAAGAAGCTATCTGAACCATGAGAAGGTTTTGCACCTGCACCAGAAACAAACTATTTCTGCCTCTGTCTTCAGGGGCCCTCATAGAAATGACTGACAGTTGAACAATGATACCATGTGTTGTTCAGGATTTtagaaatgctgcaaaaataatgcaaatgcaCCATAGTTCTAAAAGCATCTTTACCAGTATTACCGATAAAAGCATGATGCTTACTGGCTCTGACTGTAAGTCTGGAGAAGCTGAAGAAGAATATGAACATAGATTGCAGGTAAAATAtgtttacatcatttttttaagttgaaaaagagagaaatattcCAGCGCTCAGTGAAAATGGCTTTACATCTTTAGCTTCTTCAGGTTCACCAGCATAACCAGCAGAATCCCGGCTGGGTGAACCTGGAGAAGCTGCAGGTAAATGCATTGTTCTCTCATCATGAAGTCTGAgtaaagtcattttcagtgtgcAGCAGATTATTTCTCTTTTGTTGACTTTTCTCCTGCAGCCGGCCGGCCCCTGACAACCTGGGCTGTGCACCAGGATCTGTTTAAGATTAATCGTGTTAAAtttgtttgttgtgttaaaTCTTTTCAGGTACATCATGACGAGCGAGTTCACTCTGGCTCCTACGGAACAGTTCTTCAAAGAGAACGCCTACTTCGGTCTGAAGCCGTCAGACATCGTCATGTTTGAGCAGAGGATGATTCCCGCCGTCACCTTTGAGGGGAAAGTCATCCTGCAGGACAAAGGGAAGATCGCCATGGCTCCAGGTACGCCCACCTCATCAGGGGTCTAGACAGTAGCGTCTCTTTGGTTTAAGAGTTAGTCCGACTTTTCTCTACTCTATCAGACGGAAACGGCGGTCTGTACCAGGCTCTGGTGGACAACGCCATTCTGGAGGACATGAAGAGGAGGCGGGTGGAGTATCTGCACGTCTACTGTGTGGACAACATCCTGGTCAAGATGGCCGACCCCGTCTTTATCGGCTTCTGTGTGAGCAGAGGAGCCGACTGTGGAGCAAAGGTGAGGAACGTCATCCTGAATACGATTAAAAAAGACCTGATCTGGGACACGAGGACAACAGGAAACTGGAAATAGGATGGAATTATATTTAGAAATctgacatcatcttcatcagGTTCTTATTCATCATTCACCTTCTTTTTGTCCTCTTGtcttctccctcttttctcttcctttcctttcatcTTTTAgttattcattgtttttgttcaatTATCAGGTGGTGGAGAAGGCGTGTCCTGCAGAGCCAGTGGGCGTGGTCTGTAGGGTTCAGGGTGTCACCCAGGTAGTGGAGTACAGCGAGATCCGACCAGAAACATCTGAGCTGAGAGGACCCGGAGGAGAGCTGGTGTTCAGCGCCGGAAACATCTGCAACCACTTCTTCACCAGAGCATTCCTGCAGGACGTGGCAGAGTGAGGACGTCTGATGATTCTAGAAAAATCTAACAACCAGCTTATTTTTATAGCTTAGATAAATTCACCAGTTCAGATCTGCTGTAAGTTTAAGATTTTGGTTAGGTACTTcaggggggagagagggaggttATGAAGTCCTGAAAACTCAGATAAACATGAATGCTTACTGATCAGTGCTTTTATTGACATTTAACAGGAAGTTTAAAGACCAGCTGAAGCAGCACGTCGCCCTGAAGAAGGTTCCCTTCGTGGACTCGTGTGGGAATCACGTCAAACCCGCCAAACCAAATGGCATCAAGATGGAGAAATTTGTCTTTGACGTCTTTCCGTTCTCCAggtgtttatttttaagtctcCAGTATTTCTCAGGTTGCCAGTTCCTTTGTAAAATTTCTGCAAAATGTTGGATTGAACCgattagagcagtgatactcagcgtgtggctgttttatgtctgaattGTAATATTAAtctcccagaaaaccttaaaaaaaggggaactttttgccattttcacaattttttcccacttttcatccatttaagcttccttttgccatgaaatacccctattttcctattttttgaccagatttttgcctcttctttttgacaccttttccacatttttgccacttttatcccatttttccctcatttttaaccattttttgccccttttctccaaataagctaccttttgcctttaaataccacttgtgtCCTTGTTCCAAAATTTTTCCtgttcttttttgccactgttttagcccatttttgcccttttttctaccattttttgccacctttcatccaattaagctaccttttgccattacataccacttgtttattttttgccagtcttgactgctttctgccaattttagtcacttttcactcatttttttgtcacttctcacccatttttgctactttctgaccatttttcactttttctccccattttcaaccatttttgctgcattttgacaattttttccacctttgacttaattttattgctacttcaagctgtttttgccacttttcaccacttagattgtggctcttgcaaatgtatttttcaataatttggctctttggttgagcagggttgagtaacactggattGGAGCATGCAGCAGGAAAACTTCACTGGTGGCAGGTGGAAGAGGGGTAGCATGTGTGATCATCATGCACTTTATCCTCTTCTCAgctcacatttttcttttccagtTGTTTGTTAGCTCTTTGACTCCATTCAGTTACACGCAGCGTTAAAGCCAAAAACCTTATTCAGTCATGTCAGTCTTTGTCCATCGCATTTCCACCCTCTCTGACAGTCTGGCAGCAAAAACTTCCCGCTTTGaggcacaaataaaaaacaagaaaatcatGACGATTTCAGTGAAATATcactgaaattttcaggagtgcatgtgtggAAACAGTTCACGTCTGAAGCTGACAAAATGATATTGTGATGTCTCTCAAAGGAACTTTGTGGCGTTTGAGGTCGTGAGGGAGGAGGAGTTCTCCCCGCTGAAGAACGCAGACGGAGCGCCATCTGACAGCCCGACCACGGCCAGAAACTCTCTGCTGAAGCAGCACTGTCGCTGGGCGGCGGCTGCAGGAGCCACGCTGACGGATGGACACGAGAATAACGTCTCTACGGCGGACAGGTCAGAGAGAAATGTCATACATGAACGCTGCTGCAGCAGATAAAATCAATTCTAACTGTGATTTGTTCTCCTTAAGAATCAAAATCCAAAATCTGACTGACTGCAGCAGAATGTGGATCAAACATGTCGATGTCCAGGAGAAAATGGAGTGGAGGAACTGAAACACTCTAGCTTACCTTTACCTAGTCTGAACATAATTACTAATGTAGTACAGGTTGACTTTTTACTAACATTTAACCAGCCGTGATAGTTCCAGCATTGGCAGAAGTTCCACCTTAAATCTTACCCTTAGTTTCTCCTGAGTGAGTAGAAAATAAGCAAATGAATAAAAGCTGAAAGGCTAAAATACTTGGTTGTTTTTTCTTCCAGCGTATCTGCCGGTGATGTTCCTCCAGCTCCATGTGAGATTTCCCCGCTGGTCTCTTACTTTGGCGAGGTGAGGACGTGGATTTGATCAAGGATGCTTTTAGACATTCGATAATTTGAGAATCTCTGCTGTATTGTGAGGTTGTTTTAGTTATCAGCCACTGAAATTCACATTACAGAAAACTGGTTCATATTTTAACCCATGgctctcctttttttctcctgcaggGTTTGGAGCCACTGCTGAACGGTAGAACTCTGCAGACTCCATTTATTCTGGATGAAAAGAAGGCCAAAGAGCTGCAGACGCCATGACATTTCTCTGATAAACACTAGAGAAGATTCTGCAGGGTGGAGATCAGGACCAAGACTCAGACTGATGTGTTTGGGGACTCTAAGTCCTGAAACAACTTGTTTACtcgattttttaatcttaatggAAACTGTTTACTGTCATTTTACTCATTTCATATTACCAGAGATATTAGTAATGTGAAAtactccaaaataaaaaagggacTGTACATGAGTTGGGGAATttataaaattctttttttctacaagtgacaaaaaaaataaacaaatacctCACCTTGTTTCCTctcttgttattttttaataaatgcacCTTACtcttcaggtttttattttgagc encodes the following:
- the uap1l1 gene encoding UDP-N-acetylhexosamine pyrophosphorylase-like protein 1, with translation MLSYEEVQQSLEAAGQTHVLHFWSELSEEERQTFLQDLSQLDLKGLKDHCEGAQRAAQTPVESLDQNIEPVPAESIGSVRKSGRQRLEEWEHEGLLQISQNKVGVLLLAGGQGTRLGVQYPKGMYNVGLPSGKTLYQIQAERIQKIQQLAEKKHGSKCTVPWYIMTSEFTLAPTEQFFKENAYFGLKPSDIVMFEQRMIPAVTFEGKVILQDKGKIAMAPDGNGGLYQALVDNAILEDMKRRRVEYLHVYCVDNILVKMADPVFIGFCVSRGADCGAKVVEKACPAEPVGVVCRVQGVTQVVEYSEIRPETSELRGPGGELVFSAGNICNHFFTRAFLQDVAEKFKDQLKQHVALKKVPFVDSCGNHVKPAKPNGIKMEKFVFDVFPFSRNFVAFEVVREEEFSPLKNADGAPSDSPTTARNSLLKQHCRWAAAAGATLTDGHENNVSTADSVSAGDVPPAPCEISPLVSYFGEGLEPLLNGRTLQTPFILDEKKAKELQTP